In Microtus ochrogaster isolate Prairie Vole_2 chromosome 4, MicOch1.0, whole genome shotgun sequence, one genomic interval encodes:
- the Arl2bp gene encoding ADP-ribosylation factor-like protein 2-binding protein gives MDAIEEESFALSFSSASDAEFDAVVGCLEDIIMDDEFQLLQRNFMDKYYQEFEDTEENKLTYTPIFNEYISLVEKYIEEQLLERIPGFNMAAFTTTLQHHKDEVAGDIFDMLLTFTDFLAFKEMFLYYRAEKEGRGLDLSSGLVVTSLCKSSSTAASQNNLRH, from the exons ATGGACGCCATCGAAGAAGAGAGCTTCGCGCTGTCCTT CTCCTCCGCCTCTGATGCAGAATTTGATGCTGTAGTTGGGTGTTTGGAAGACATTATTATGG ATGACGAGTTCCAGTTACTGCAGAGGAACTTCATGGACAAGTACTACCAGGAGTTTGAAGACACTGAAGAGAATAAACTCACCTATACCCCcatttttaatgaatat ATTTCCCTGGTAGAGAAGTACATTGAAGAGCAGCTGCTGGAGCGTATCCCAGGCTTCAACATGGCGGCTTTCACAACCACACTGCA ACACCATAAGGATGAAGTGGCTGGTGACATCTTTGACATGCTGCTCACATTCacggactttctggctttcaaggAGATGTTCCTGTACTACAGAGCG GAAAAGGAAGGCCGAGGACTGGACTTAAGCAGTGGCTTGGTCGTGACTTCTCTGTGCAAGTCGTCTTCTACAGCAGCTTCCCAGAACAACCTGCGGCACTAG